DNA sequence from the Chamaesiphon minutus PCC 6605 genome:
ATCGTGTTCGATTGTCAGTAGATCGGGCTGACAATGCCTGTCGATTTTGATTTTGATACCTTGAGCAAATTCACCTTCAAGATCTTCCACAAAGCCTTTGCTGGCTACCTCCGCTTCCCAGGCACCCGCAAATGGGCCGAAATAATAGGTACATTTGGGCTGTGCGGTAAAAATTTCGATCCACCAAGCTTGACGGCAAGCATTTAGAGTGTCAATCATCACACTATTTTTATTCTTGAAGATCGATATTAGGTTGAAGATGTGTGGATCTCGCGAGGTATTTTTATTGCCTGCTGAGA
Encoded proteins:
- a CDS encoding DUF1816 domain-containing protein, which produces MIDTLNACRQAWWIEIFTAQPKCTYYFGPFAGAWEAEVASKGFVEDLEGEFAQGIKIKIDRHCQPDLLTIEHDSL